The Desulfonatronovibrio hydrogenovorans DSM 9292 genome includes a window with the following:
- the ispD gene encoding 2-C-methyl-D-erythritol 4-phosphate cytidylyltransferase — MNIWAVILAAGQSTRLGRSGLGKKKQFLDHQGLPLFWHSVLTFARSGIISGTVIAFPADEMSWCRQQVEDLLNSRHPGIPVHCVQGGILRQDSVQSALSVLPDECDHIMVHDAARPFFTAGLVRELVQAFGPGLGGTIPVIPCKDTVKKVESQEVVETLNRDKLFLVQTPQFFPRKILVQAHARAKSSSLQVTDDASMVELAGHKVRTVSGLENNIKITTCEDLNMLVKNPEPPLTCTGLGYDVHRYGGERPMVLGGIPIPGAPSVSAHSDGDVLLHALVDAILGCLGKGDIGDLFPDSDNRFAGMSSTVFLAEVLHLAQKEGLLIQHMDITVIAQVPRLAPYKEQIKSNLLGLTGLAPHQVNIKATTEEKLGFTGAKQGIKAMAAVTAIKTKKQPRS; from the coding sequence ATGAATATATGGGCCGTAATCCTGGCCGCCGGCCAAAGCACAAGACTTGGCCGAAGCGGACTTGGGAAAAAAAAACAGTTCCTGGACCATCAAGGTCTGCCCCTGTTTTGGCACAGCGTCCTCACCTTTGCCCGTTCAGGCATTATTTCCGGAACAGTAATAGCTTTTCCTGCTGATGAAATGTCCTGGTGCAGGCAACAGGTAGAAGATCTGCTGAACAGCAGGCATCCGGGAATTCCGGTTCACTGCGTCCAGGGCGGAATCCTCCGCCAGGACTCGGTCCAAAGCGCCCTATCTGTTCTGCCGGATGAATGCGACCACATCATGGTCCATGATGCAGCAAGGCCTTTTTTTACAGCCGGCCTTGTCCGGGAACTGGTGCAGGCATTCGGCCCCGGCCTAGGCGGTACCATCCCGGTCATCCCCTGCAAAGATACGGTCAAAAAAGTTGAGTCTCAAGAGGTGGTTGAGACCCTGAACAGGGACAAACTCTTTCTCGTCCAGACCCCCCAGTTCTTTCCCAGAAAAATCCTGGTCCAGGCCCATGCCAGGGCTAAATCTTCCAGCCTGCAGGTCACGGATGACGCATCCATGGTTGAGTTGGCTGGACACAAAGTCAGGACTGTTTCCGGCCTGGAAAACAATATTAAAATCACTACCTGTGAAGATCTGAACATGCTTGTTAAAAATCCTGAGCCTCCTCTGACCTGCACCGGCCTTGGCTATGATGTACACCGTTACGGCGGTGAGCGACCCATGGTACTGGGGGGAATCCCCATTCCCGGAGCTCCTTCAGTATCTGCCCATTCTGATGGTGATGTCCTGTTACATGCCCTGGTGGACGCCATCCTGGGATGTCTGGGCAAAGGGGACATCGGAGATCTCTTTCCAGACAGCGACAACCGGTTTGCAGGCATGAGCAGCACGGTTTTTCTTGCTGAAGTCCTTCATCTTGCCCAGAAAGAAGGCCTTTTGATCCAGCACATGGACATCACCGTCATAGCCCAGGTGCCCCGACTCGCCCCGTATAAAGAACAGATCAAGTCCAATTTGCTGGGTCTGACCGGGCTTGCCCCTCATCAGGTGAACATCAAGGCCACCACAGAGGAAAAGCTCGGCTTTACAGGGGCCAAGCAGGGAATCAAGGCCATGGCCGCAGTAACGGCCATTAAAACCAAAAAACAACCACGGAGCTGA
- a CDS encoding zinc ribbon domain-containing protein gives MSKYIDQIKKLVELQQVDSEMIQLKTRLIEAPKHLEELQSTLEALEDQKSQVQERLDLLNQQKSKLEHDIGEDSNKVKKSKNKLMMVNNTKEYHAMMREMDNLEKLNRFREEEMTNLIEDINIHQDKKEDLTTRIESLREELTISQSTLDSEMDKINKRINELEKSRKKACANVPVPILSRYNFIKDRLNNPVIVSVKRGVCTGCYISIPPQSFIEIQKGEQILSCPNCQRLIFWEEHFCEN, from the coding sequence TTGAGCAAGTATATTGACCAAATTAAAAAACTGGTGGAACTTCAGCAAGTTGATTCTGAAATGATTCAGCTCAAAACCAGACTGATTGAGGCCCCTAAGCATCTTGAAGAGCTGCAGTCCACTCTGGAGGCCCTGGAAGACCAGAAAAGCCAGGTCCAGGAACGTCTGGACCTCTTGAACCAGCAGAAGAGCAAGCTGGAGCATGATATCGGGGAGGACTCCAACAAGGTCAAGAAAAGCAAGAACAAGTTGATGATGGTCAACAATACCAAAGAATACCACGCCATGATGCGCGAGATGGACAACCTGGAAAAACTGAACCGGTTCCGGGAAGAAGAGATGACCAACCTCATCGAGGATATTAATATTCATCAGGACAAAAAAGAAGATTTGACCACCCGTATCGAGTCTCTGAGGGAGGAGTTGACCATCAGCCAGTCCACCCTTGATTCTGAAATGGACAAAATCAATAAAAGGATAAATGAGCTGGAAAAAAGCAGAAAAAAAGCCTGCGCCAATGTCCCGGTACCCATCCTTTCCAGATATAATTTCATCAAAGACAGGCTGAACAACCCGGTCATCGTATCTGTCAAAAGAGGTGTATGCACAGGATGCTACATAAGTATCCCCCCCCAGTCTTTCATTGAAATCCAGAAAGGGGAACAGATTCTGAGCTGCCCCAACTGCCAGAGGCTGATTTTCTGGGAAGAGCACTTCTGCGAAAACTAG
- a CDS encoding Nif3-like dinuclear metal center hexameric protein: MELKRLIETIESFAPSQLALDWDRCGVQVAGTKQQIKSMAVALDPDEETIDQAVRLKVDFLLTHHPLTLKPKLPDKVDSFHRILSRLLSTNTILYSAHTSLDVNPAGPVSWLARDLGMQNTAVLFPTFTQKNTCLVLDSPVELPLEDIPHGRYIRHLQHTPQGLLKGLTLPCDQVEPFISSLEEKIGPFSFQILESSSPGKEYGLGLIGDLPGPALFADFMAGLQKILGMERIICAGQIPETVTRVAYCPGSGGDLAARAFSLGADIFITGDLKYHQAQEVFDQGCTLDPGHFILEEKMMLSWHEALFKRLSQVEIHFIRGKNPYRIFDKDILKSFSGED; the protein is encoded by the coding sequence ATGGAATTAAAAAGACTGATTGAAACAATTGAATCCTTTGCTCCTTCCCAGCTTGCCCTGGACTGGGACAGATGCGGAGTCCAGGTTGCCGGGACAAAACAGCAGATAAAAAGCATGGCTGTGGCCCTTGACCCTGATGAAGAAACAATTGACCAGGCTGTCAGGCTCAAGGTGGATTTCCTGCTGACTCACCACCCTCTTACTCTCAAGCCAAAGCTTCCTGACAAGGTGGATTCCTTCCACCGTATCCTGTCCCGACTGCTGTCCACCAACACCATTCTTTACAGCGCCCACACCAGCCTGGATGTCAACCCGGCCGGACCGGTATCGTGGCTGGCCAGGGACCTGGGCATGCAGAACACTGCGGTCCTCTTTCCAACTTTTACCCAGAAAAATACCTGCTTGGTCCTGGATTCCCCTGTGGAGCTTCCTTTGGAGGATATCCCCCATGGCCGATATATCCGCCACCTCCAGCATACCCCCCAGGGTCTGCTGAAGGGGCTGACCCTGCCCTGTGACCAGGTTGAACCTTTCATCAGCAGCCTGGAGGAAAAAATCGGACCTTTTTCCTTTCAGATTCTGGAAAGCAGTTCCCCAGGCAAGGAATACGGACTGGGCCTTATCGGGGATCTGCCAGGCCCGGCTCTCTTTGCTGACTTCATGGCCGGTTTGCAAAAAATCCTGGGCATGGAAAGAATCATCTGCGCGGGCCAAATTCCTGAAACCGTAACCAGGGTGGCCTACTGCCCTGGATCAGGAGGCGATCTGGCTGCCAGGGCTTTTTCCCTGGGTGCAGACATATTTATTACCGGTGATCTCAAGTATCACCAGGCCCAGGAAGTCTTTGACCAGGGGTGCACCCTGGATCCTGGGCATTTTATTTTGGAGGAAAAAATGATGCTCTCCTGGCATGAAGCCCTGTTCAAAAGGCTGAGCCAGGTTGAGATCCATTTTATAAGAGGGAAAAACCCTTACAGAATTTTTGATAAAGACATACTGAAATCTTTTTCAGGGGAGGATTAA